A genomic window from Cytobacillus suaedae includes:
- a CDS encoding lysine 2,3-aminomutase yields MINHLYLQFFSVFILTLKNAVPTFVVDAPGGGGKISVQPNYIISHSAEKVVLRNFEGVITSYPEPQNYVAGRAEGYFKSVYPDYEKYKSNVEISAVMNDSKFNLVPEGLKRLDRRNKYQEDPSHASLKDKREKRDELKEKKFLSQLQKSTGSGDQEKAAPAGNE; encoded by the coding sequence ATGATAAATCATCTTTATTTGCAGTTTTTTAGTGTTTTCATACTTACTTTAAAAAACGCAGTCCCAACCTTCGTGGTTGATGCACCTGGTGGGGGAGGTAAGATCTCGGTGCAGCCAAATTATATAATTTCGCATAGTGCTGAAAAAGTTGTGCTGCGGAACTTCGAAGGTGTAATAACATCTTACCCAGAACCTCAAAACTATGTAGCGGGTCGAGCGGAAGGCTACTTCAAGAGTGTATATCCTGATTATGAAAAGTATAAATCCAATGTTGAAATTTCTGCCGTTATGAATGACAGCAAATTTAATCTCGTCCCAGAAGGTCTGAAACGTTTAGATAGAAGAAATAAGTACCAGGAAGATCCATCCCACGCTTCACTTAAGGATAAACGTGAAAAACGCGATGAACTTAAGGAGAAGAAATTCTTATCCCAGCTACAAAAATCAACCGGTTCTGGTGATCAAGAAAAAGCAGCACCAGCGGGGAATGAGTAG